From the genome of Proteus vulgaris, one region includes:
- a CDS encoding HlyD family secretion protein — MKKRAIYLILLMLILIALAVLFRAHNQYLLLQGEVDAPEVIVASKAKGRVIERHIERGDDVKAGQLMITLESPELNAQVAALEAAKAQAQAQLDLSLHGTREESIRNLEAVLSQAKVEASNATRDYQRISAVANQGYVSATELDNARRSRDVASQRVRAAQAELDEAKNGDRIELRHKYMAAVQQAEQQLIELKIQQDDLQVKAPVDGEVGPIPAEIGELFNANSPLATLIRIPDAYFVYNLREDILADIRKGDRITIMVPALGNKEVEAEIRYIAPMGDYATKRATRATGDFDLKTFEIRLYPVTPIEGLRPGMSALWRWDK; from the coding sequence ATGAAAAAAAGAGCCATTTATCTTATTTTATTAATGCTAATACTAATTGCATTAGCCGTACTTTTCCGCGCGCATAATCAATATTTATTACTGCAAGGGGAAGTCGATGCACCAGAAGTGATTGTTGCCTCAAAAGCTAAAGGTCGTGTAATTGAGCGCCATATAGAGCGAGGTGATGATGTCAAAGCCGGGCAATTAATGATCACATTAGAAAGCCCCGAACTTAACGCACAAGTTGCGGCACTCGAAGCTGCCAAAGCACAAGCACAAGCTCAATTAGATTTGTCACTACATGGCACAAGAGAAGAGAGCATTCGTAATTTAGAAGCGGTGTTATCTCAAGCCAAAGTAGAAGCCAGTAATGCGACACGAGATTATCAGCGTATTAGCGCTGTGGCTAATCAAGGTTATGTCTCAGCAACTGAACTGGATAATGCACGCCGTAGTCGTGATGTTGCATCACAACGAGTAAGAGCTGCCCAAGCAGAATTAGATGAAGCTAAAAATGGCGATCGCATTGAATTACGTCATAAATACATGGCTGCGGTACAACAAGCAGAACAACAACTTATCGAGCTGAAGATCCAACAAGACGATTTACAAGTGAAAGCACCTGTTGATGGTGAAGTTGGGCCAATTCCGGCAGAAATAGGTGAGCTTTTTAATGCTAATAGCCCACTCGCGACACTGATTCGTATTCCTGATGCTTATTTTGTTTATAACCTGCGTGAAGATATATTAGCGGATATTCGCAAAGGTGATCGCATTACTATCATGGTTCCTGCACTGGGCAACAAAGAAGTCGAAGCGGAAATTCGTTATATCGCTCCTATGGGTGACTACGCAACAAAAAGAGCGACAAGAGCAACGGGTGATTTCGATTTAAAAACGTTTGAAATTCGACTGTATCCTGTGACACCGATTGAGGGACTACGTCCTGGTATGAGTGCGTTATGGCGCTGGGATAAATAA
- the btsR gene encoding two-component system response regulator BtsR: protein MNILIVDDEPLARENLRCLLEVEKDIHIVGECSNAIEAIGEIHRKKPDVVFLDIQMPRITGLEMVTMLDPEHRPYIVFLTAFEEYAIQAFEEHAFDYLLKPLEQERLTKTLNRLRQGNKQNIDLLTPPEERLKCIPCTGHSRIWLMPIDEAIFATSRLSGVYVTNNQGQEGFTELTLRTLETRTQLVRCHRQYLVNMDYVNEIIFGDNGQAELILHNNSQIPVSRRYLKPLKEAIGLS, encoded by the coding sequence ATGAATATATTAATCGTTGATGATGAGCCACTGGCTCGTGAGAATTTACGTTGTTTACTTGAAGTTGAAAAGGATATTCATATTGTTGGTGAATGCAGTAATGCTATTGAAGCCATAGGTGAAATACATCGTAAAAAACCTGATGTTGTTTTCCTTGATATTCAAATGCCTCGCATTACTGGACTTGAAATGGTCACAATGCTTGATCCTGAACATCGCCCTTATATTGTTTTTTTAACTGCATTTGAAGAATATGCGATCCAAGCCTTTGAAGAACATGCTTTTGATTATTTACTCAAACCTTTAGAGCAAGAGCGTCTCACAAAAACATTAAACCGTTTACGCCAAGGTAATAAGCAAAATATTGATTTATTAACTCCTCCAGAAGAACGCTTAAAATGCATTCCATGTACTGGGCATAGCCGTATTTGGTTAATGCCAATTGATGAAGCCATATTTGCTACATCAAGACTTAGTGGTGTTTATGTCACGAATAATCAAGGCCAAGAAGGTTTTACTGAATTAACACTACGTACATTAGAAACACGCACACAATTAGTTCGTTGCCATCGCCAATATTTAGTGAATATGGATTATGTTAATGAGATTATTTTTGGTGATAATGGGCAAGCTGAACTGATCTTACACAATAACAGCCAAATTCCTGTTAGCCGTCGATATCTAAAACCGTTAAAAGAAGCAATTGGCTTAAGCTAA
- a CDS encoding ABC transporter permease, whose product MRVNAAWRGFSSAFSRETHMAVRSPVFHWLSWLFPLMLFTLISANFSEGTLLNLPVSVINNDNSPLSRTLIRDLNAGSHAQLNTLDGNPRTAMERLGSAKDYAILTIPRHFESNVLAGKQPTTRMYYNGLYYAAGSYAIQDFSGLIAELNAQYRTVLAQEMNKPVPPLAKVTLSYDSLFNASGSYIYYQQFAATIHMLQLFVVTCTIYSLSRGNMLLNIKPFTFALIGKLTPYTLFFLTLLIVELAALVHFSGAKVNGNPLYMVLVGFFYIIAAQSVGLLLFAFTNSAITAYSMIGMLVSIALAFSGMAVPELSMILPAQIISNLEPLTHALNAMFDIFLREVSLQGILYVCSLLLIYPFAIAFLVRKRIFKRLELQVGVA is encoded by the coding sequence ATGAGAGTAAACGCAGCTTGGCGTGGCTTTAGTAGCGCATTTTCACGAGAAACTCATATGGCAGTTCGTAGCCCCGTTTTTCACTGGCTAAGCTGGCTGTTTCCATTGATGTTATTCACGTTAATTAGTGCTAACTTTTCTGAAGGTACATTGCTGAATTTACCCGTCTCAGTGATCAATAATGATAATAGCCCATTATCGAGAACACTGATCAGAGACTTAAATGCAGGTTCCCATGCACAATTAAATACATTAGATGGCAACCCTCGTACAGCAATGGAACGACTCGGTAGCGCAAAAGATTACGCAATACTCACAATACCCCGCCATTTTGAAAGCAACGTATTAGCTGGAAAGCAACCCACCACACGTATGTATTACAACGGGTTATATTATGCTGCTGGGAGCTACGCAATACAGGACTTTAGTGGATTAATTGCAGAGCTTAATGCGCAATATCGTACGGTATTGGCACAAGAAATGAATAAACCTGTTCCACCATTAGCAAAAGTAACGCTCTCTTATGACAGTTTGTTTAATGCCAGTGGTAGTTATATTTATTATCAGCAATTTGCAGCTACCATCCATATGCTTCAATTATTTGTTGTGACCTGTACGATTTATTCGTTGTCACGCGGTAATATGCTATTGAATATTAAGCCCTTCACATTTGCACTTATTGGTAAGCTCACACCTTACACACTGTTTTTCTTGACCTTATTAATTGTTGAATTAGCAGCATTAGTGCATTTTTCTGGGGCAAAGGTAAATGGTAATCCGCTATATATGGTGTTGGTCGGATTCTTTTATATTATTGCGGCTCAAAGTGTGGGATTACTGCTTTTTGCGTTTACCAATAGTGCGATCACTGCGTACAGTATGATAGGGATGTTGGTGAGTATTGCATTGGCATTTTCAGGAATGGCTGTACCTGAACTTTCAATGATATTACCTGCACAAATTATCTCGAATCTAGAACCGTTAACACACGCTTTAAATGCGATGTTTGATATCTTCTTAAGAGAAGTATCACTACAAGGTATTTTGTATGTTTGTTCACTCTTACTGATTTATCCTTTTGCTATCGCCTTCTTAGTTCGTAAACGTATTTTTAAACGATTGGAATTACAGGTAGGTGTTGCATGA
- a CDS encoding sensor histidine kinase — translation MYEFDLILLLLQQMCVYLIIAWFLSKTPLFTPLLQVTIKLPHKLMCYVIFSIFCIMGTYFGLHINDSIANTRAIGSVLGGLLGGPYVGFLVGFTGGLHRYSLGGMTALSCMVSTIAEGLIGGLVHRYYVKRGQMHRIFNPWTAAAVTFFAEIIQMSIILLLARPFNEALALVKDIAAPMIVANTIGAAMFIRILQDRRAIFEKYTSAFSAQALKIAVCTEGILRKGFNQDNSTRVAKVIYQELRVSAVAITDREKLLAFIGIGADHHLPGTPISSEQSKQAINNNEVVYADGNETPYRCTLSPHCKLGSTLVIPLRGENNQVIGTIKLYEAKNRLFSSINRTLGEGIASLLSAQILAGQYERNKQSLLESEIKLLHAQVNPHFLFNALNTLQAVIRRDSEQAKQLVQFLSAFFRKNLKRPEAVVTLSDEIEHVNAYLQIEKARFQDRLQIDIHIPETLTNARLPAFSLQPMVENAIKHGTSQLLDTGKITIRAHQEHHLIIIEICDNAGLYRPQSPSHELGLGMRLVDKRLKLRYGELYGVLVECQADEYTKVKICLPLEKSMDNVT, via the coding sequence ATGTATGAATTTGATCTTATATTGCTGTTATTACAGCAAATGTGCGTTTATTTAATTATTGCTTGGTTTTTAAGCAAAACACCACTATTTACGCCACTTTTACAGGTCACGATAAAACTCCCTCATAAGTTGATGTGCTATGTCATTTTCTCTATTTTTTGCATTATGGGCACCTATTTTGGGTTACATATTAATGACTCTATTGCTAACACGCGCGCGATTGGATCTGTCTTAGGAGGATTACTCGGCGGCCCATATGTCGGCTTTCTTGTTGGCTTTACCGGGGGATTACATCGTTATTCTCTCGGAGGCATGACCGCACTAAGTTGTATGGTTTCAACTATCGCAGAGGGGTTAATTGGTGGATTAGTTCACCGCTATTATGTCAAACGTGGCCAAATGCATCGGATATTTAATCCATGGACTGCGGCTGCAGTAACCTTCTTTGCCGAAATAATACAGATGAGTATTATTTTATTATTAGCCCGACCGTTTAATGAAGCTCTTGCCTTAGTTAAGGATATTGCAGCGCCTATGATTGTTGCAAACACTATTGGTGCGGCAATGTTTATTAGAATATTACAAGATAGACGGGCAATATTTGAAAAATACACCAGCGCTTTCTCAGCACAAGCATTAAAAATTGCCGTTTGTACCGAAGGTATTTTGCGTAAAGGATTTAATCAAGATAATAGCACTCGAGTTGCAAAAGTCATTTATCAAGAATTAAGAGTCAGTGCTGTTGCTATTACTGACAGAGAAAAACTACTCGCCTTTATTGGTATTGGCGCCGATCACCATTTACCTGGTACGCCTATTTCATCAGAACAATCGAAACAGGCAATTAATAATAATGAAGTTGTTTATGCTGACGGTAATGAAACACCGTACCGTTGCACACTTTCTCCTCATTGTAAGCTAGGATCAACCTTAGTTATTCCGCTAAGAGGTGAAAATAATCAAGTCATTGGGACAATAAAACTTTATGAAGCTAAAAATCGCCTGTTTAGTTCAATTAACCGTACTTTAGGAGAAGGTATAGCCAGTTTATTATCTGCACAAATTCTGGCAGGGCAATATGAGCGAAATAAGCAATCACTTTTAGAATCAGAGATTAAACTTCTACATGCACAAGTAAATCCACATTTTCTTTTTAATGCGTTAAATACACTACAAGCCGTTATTCGCCGTGATAGTGAACAAGCAAAACAATTAGTCCAATTTCTTTCAGCGTTCTTTCGTAAAAATTTAAAAAGACCTGAAGCAGTTGTGACATTAAGTGATGAAATTGAACATGTAAATGCTTATCTGCAAATTGAAAAAGCCCGTTTCCAAGATCGTTTACAAATTGATATTCATATTCCAGAAACGTTAACCAATGCTCGTTTACCTGCTTTTTCGCTTCAGCCGATGGTCGAAAATGCAATTAAACATGGAACATCACAGTTATTAGACACTGGAAAGATTACAATTAGGGCGCACCAAGAGCACCATCTGATCATTATTGAAATCTGTGATAATGCGGGGCTTTATCGACCTCAATCTCCTTCCCATGAATTAGGATTAGGCATGAGGCTGGTGGATAAGCGATTAAAATTACGCTATGGCGAGCTTTATGGTGTTTTAGTCGAATGCCAAGCTGATGAATATACAAAGGTGAAAATTTGCTTACCTCTAGAAAAAAGCATGGATAACGTTACATAA